A segment of the Serratia fonticola genome:
TGATTGGCGTGCCTGGGGCTGATGACATTATGCTGAACTACCAGAGCACCTCGTTTCACGATGCATTGTATATCCGCGAGCTGTTTGGTCTGAAGCACGCACCCGAATTTGCCGCGTGGCTGGCCCGCATGCAGATCATTGACGAAGGCGGCCGCTTGCGCGACACGGCTGTCAATCACCCTCTGTTGCTGGCATTGCAAGGAGAAAACCGATGAGCAAATGGGTTCATACCAACAGTTGGGACGCGTTGCGCACTTTTACCGATGCCCGTATTGCGCTGGGCCGTACCGGAGCCAGCCTGCCGACGCAGGCGTTGCTGAAGTTTGGCCTGGCCCATGCTCAAGCCCGGGATGCGGTGCATCTGCCTTTTGACAGCGATAGGTTGGCCGCCGAGTTGCATGACGCAGGTTGGCAGACACTGACGGTACACAGCGCGGCGGCCGATCGTCTTACCTTTCTGCGTCGACCGGATTTGGGCCGCAAGCTGTCGCGAGCAAGCCGGGAGCAACTGCTGAAGCTGGCGACGAAACCGGTCGATTTGTTGTTGGTGTTGGGGGATGGCCTTTCCTCTACGGCGGTTCACCGTCAGGCATTGCCCTTATTACAGGCTTTGCGGCCCTATCTTGAACTGCTGGGATTGCGCGTTGCCCCGGTGGTGCTGGCTCATCAGGCACGCGTAGCCTTGGGGGATGATGTGGGAGAATGCCTGCAGGCGAAAGCGGTTGCGATGTTGATCGGTGAGCGGCCGGGGCTGTCATCACCCGACAGTTTAGGCGTCTATCTTACCTGGGGGCCACATATTCGCAGATTGGAATCGGAACGAAACTGTATCTCCAACATTCGGCCAGAAGGGTTGGATTATCCCCAAGCGGCGTTCAAACTGGCCTGGCTATTGGAACAAGCCTATCAGCGATGTTTAACCGGTATTGAATTGAAAGATGAGAGTGATAATCCGGCACTCTATGGTCGGGTTACGCCACGTCATTCCCAGATTGGGGGGTGACCAATGTGGCCATTGAGCAGATGAATAAACGCATGCAATTTGGCTGAGATGCGCGCTACCGGCCGTACCAGATAGATCCCCTGTTCCTCGCCACGCGGATCCTCCCGCAATTTGACCAAACGTCCGGCCTGAATATCTGGCCCAACAACCCAGTTGGGCAGAAAAGCGATCCCCAGCCCGAGCTGCGCCGCCTGTTGCTGTGCGGAGAAATCGTCACAGCGCAGCACCATGTGGCATTGATTCATCAACGGATCCTTGAGGATTTGCGCCCAGCAGGCTGGTTGCTGTTTGTGATAGCGCGCAATCAACCGGTGGCGAGGCAAGTCTTGCAGGCTGCCTGGTATGCCATGTTGGGCGATATAGGCTGGGCTGGCGCACATCATCCAACGCTGTGTGGCGATGCGGTTGGCATACAGGGCACTGTCTTTCAATTCACCGATGCGAATGGCGCCGTCCAATAGTTCTTGTTTGGGATCCGTCTCGCGTTCGGTGAGATCGAGTTCGACCAGCAATTGCGGATAGCGTTGAGTCAGTTCTGGCAGCAAGGGGAGAAGATAGGTTTTACCGAAGGTCGGTAAACAACTGATACGTAACACCCCTTGCGGCGTTTCATTTTGCGCCGCCAGTTCAGTGCGGATATTGATGATTTCTACTATCAGCCGGGATGCCCGGGTTCTTAGCGTTTCCCCGGCATCGGTCAGAAGCAGGCCGCGGGTTGAGCGGATAAACAGCGTCACTCCCAACGTACTTTCCAACGTATCAATATGCCGCACCAGTGAGGACGGCACCATACCCAGCTTACGTGCGGCGGCGGAGAAGCTGCCCAATTGAGCCACTTCAAGAAAAATCGGCAGATGTTCGGCATAGCGGGCGTCATTCATCTTTGCATTATATGCAAAAGCGTTTCTTATGAATACCGGGTTCTCTGCTTTCACTGCAACGACTACTCTGCTTGTGAGGCGACGGGCGGCTTCTGCGCACCGTTCCACTCATTACAAAGAAAATACGTGGTTTTTCGCGCTTCACTTTGGCATCAGAGCGTTTCCTTATCTGCTGCATTCACTCTCGCTTCAACACCAGACTTATTGTTCAACAAGACGATGTGTTTTCAACAATGATTAGCATGGCTTCATTTTTATAAACCATTGTTGAACTTTGCACCTCGCCGGTCGGCATGACCGTTTTTTTTGTTCTGGCAGGCTGAATCGTTCCTGCCAGGGCAGGTTTACCCCAATTGATGGGGACTTGAACGCACGGTCGCCCAGTGCGCCGTGTTGGTGGAGGAGGTTGTCATGAATGAAAATCACGGTTGTTGCTGCGCACATCATCTGGTGCAAGGTTTTGCCAGACAGGCGGTGAGCTGTGGGGAAGGGGAGATCTATCAGACCTCATTGATGAGTGCGTTGATCGGTGGGGTTTACGAAGGAGAGTTAACCATTGGCGAGTTGCTTAAACAGGGCAACTTTGGTCTGGGAACGTTTAATCACCTTGATGGTGAGTTAATCGCCTTTGATCAGGAGGTCCATCAGCTACGTGCGGATGGCAGCGCCCGCCCAGCGGGAATGCAACAGAAAACGCCGTTCGCCGTGGTCACCTTTTTCCAGCCGAGCATGACCCAACATTTCACCAAGCCGATCGGTAAAGCCGAGTTGCATCAGTGCATTGATGAGCAGGTCGCATCACCCAATCTGTTTTGTGCATTGCGGGTTGATGGCCAGTTCAGCCACGTGGAAACCCGCACCGTACCAAGACAGGAGAGGCCGTATAAACCGATGCTGGAAGCGATCGAGGCGCAGCCGACGTTTTCGTTTCATCGTCGCAGTGGCACTTTGGTCGGCTTTCGTTCACCGGATTATATGCAAGGCATCGGTGTGGCGGGCTATCACGAGCATTTTGTGACTGACGATCGCAGCGGCGGTGGTCATGTGCTGGATTATCAACTCGATCACGGTCGTCTGCAGTTTGGGGTGATCAGCCGTCTCAATCTTCAATTGCCGCATGATGCGGATTTCCTGCGTGCCGACCTCTGCCCAGAAGGTTTGGATCGCGCTATTCGTTCTGCTGAAGGTTAATCAGCAGGGTTTTTTATTAGGAGGTGGAGTATGGCTGGTTCAGACAATCATTGGCAATCTGGTGCCGAGTTGGTGGTTAAAAATCTGCAAGCGCAGGGGGTCAAGCAAGTGTTCGGTATCCCGGGAGCTAAAATAGACCGGGTGTTTGATGCTTTGGAAGATGCACCATCAATACAAACGGTGGTGGTTCGCCACGAGGCCAATGCGGCATTTATGGCGGCTGCGGTTGGGCGGTTGACGGGTAAGGCCGGTGTTGCACTGGTCACCTCCGGGCCGGGGAGTTCCAATCTGATCACCGGTTTGGCGACCGCGACGTCGGAAGGGGACGCGGTGGTGGCTTTGGGTGGGGCCGTGAAACGTGCCGATAGCCTCAAGCAGACGCATCAGAGTATGGATACCGTCAGCATGTTCCGGCCAGTGACCAAATACTGTGCCGAAGTGCATGCCGGTTCAGCCATCTCCGAGGTAATCGCTAATGCGTTCCGTATCGCCGAGTTTGGTCGCCCGGGAGCATCGTTCGTCAGCTTGCCGATGGATATAATTAACGAACCGGTTACCGCACCGGTGCTGGCAGGATGTCGTGCACCCAGAATGGGAGCCGCCGCCACCGAAGACATTCGTTCTGCGGTGGCGCTGATCCAGCAGGCGAAGTGCCCGGTACTGCTGCTGGGCTTGCAGGCCAGCCGGCCCGAGAATAGCGAATCGGTACGCCATCTGTTGTACCGCACCCATATGCCGGTGGTGGGAACCTATCAGGCCGCCGGGGTGATTGACGTTAATCATTTTGCGCGCTTTGCCGGGCGGGTCGGCTTGTTCAACAACCAACCGGCGGATCGCCTGTTGCAGCAGGCCGATCTGGTGGTCAGCGTGGGCTATAGTCCGATCGAATATGATCCCTGCATGTGGAACAACCAGGGGCGGTTGAAACTGGTGCACATTGATGTGCAACCGGCGGATATTGATAGCAGCTACCGCCCGGATATTGAACTGGTGGGCAATATCAGTGCGACCCTGGACCTGATGACGGAACGCTTAAGCGATGTAGTGAGCTTGCCTGCGGAGGTGGAACTGATCCTGTCGGATCTGGGTCTGCAGCGAACTCAACTGGCTGAACGTGCCGCACTGCGCGGTGGAATGCCGATCCATCCGCTGCGTATCGTTAAAGAATTGCAGGATATCGTTAGTGATGATGTGACGCTATGCGTGGATATGGGCAGCTTCCATATCTGGATTGCCCGCTATTTGTACAGTTTCCGTGCCCGGCAATTGCTGATCTCCAACGGTCAGCAAACGATGGGGGTGGCACTGCCCTGGGCGATTGGTGCCGCCTTGGTCAGACCTGGCGATAAGGTACTCTCCATTTCCGGTGACGGGGGTTTTATGCAATCAAGCATGGAGCTGGAAACCGCCGTGCGGTTGAAAACCAATATCGTGCATGTGATTTGGGTGGATAACGCCTACAACATGGTCGAAATGCAGGAAATGAATAAGTATCAGCGTAAATCCGGAGTGGAATTCGGCCCGATAGATTTTAAAGCCTATGCTGAAGCCTGTGGTGCTGTTGGGTTTGCCGTGCAATCGGTGGACGATCTGCGCCCTATGTTACGTAAGGCGATGGACATTCAGGGGCCGGTTGTGGTGGCAATCCCGGTGGATTATGCCGACAACTACAAGCTGATGGCCCAAATGAACTGTGACCAGATGATTTGATCCGGTCCTCTGTGGGCACCGGGCCACTCTACATTGGTGTTGATAACCGTGCTGCACATTCCCACGCTTGGTAAGATGAGCACAGGGGGTAAAGCCATTGAAGGCGTGGATTGCAAAGGGTTCCGCCTTGAGCCCTTTGTTCAGGCGCAGTCAGCGGAGGGCAACAAGACAACAAAAGGATAGTGGCCGAAACCTCTCGTGATTACCAGTAAATACTGAGAAAGCGAGTATAAGGGTCATCGCCGTTTTCCCTGTCATATTTGACTTTGTCAGCAGTCTGAACAGCGCGGCATTTCGCCGCGCTGTATTAACGCATTGTGTCAACGGTTAGAAACGGGTGTTCACACTCATAAAGTAGGTGCGGCCCGGTTCGTTATAGGTGGCGGCCCCGGCGCCGTACATATAGGCGTTAGTCGTGGCGTTCCCCGTGGTCTGCGCGTTACCGGCACGGAACTGACGTTTGTCGAACAGGTTTTCAATCCCCGCGGTCATGCTGACGTTCTTGGTAAACTCATAGGTACCGCTCAGGCCAAAGATAGCGTAAGGGCTGACTTCACGCTTCTCTGAGCCGGTGACGGGTTCACCTTTGTAGTTGTATTTCTTCGGTTTCTGACGGCCATACCAGGTTGCTGTTGTCTGCAAGGACAGCTCCTGCGTGGCTTGCCAACTCAGGGTCGAATTGAGGGTGAACTCAGGAATAATCGACAGGTAATCACCGGTGCTCTTGTTCTTGTTTTCAATCATATAGGTGGCGTTGTTGTTCCAGGCCACGCTTTCGCTAACCGGAATATTCAAGGTGCCTTCCAGCCCTTGGATCACCGCTTTAGGCACGTTCTCCCAGCGATAAATATCGGTTTTACCGTTGGTGGTGGTGCCTGTAGGGGCATAACCGGCTTCGATCTTGTTGCGGTAATCGTTACGGAAGTAGGTGACACCCGCCTGCCAGCCTTCGTGATGAAACTCCAGGCCGATCTCTTTGTTGATGCTGGTCTCGGCTTTCAGATCGTCGTTACCGATCAGATAGCAGGCCCCACCACTGGCGGCACAGCCTTGGCCACGGCTATAAAGCACGTAGTTGCTGTTACTCTGGAACAGGTTTGGCGCTTTGTAGGCGCGGGCAATCCCCATTTTCAGCGTGAACATCTCCCCCATTTCCTGCGACAGATTCAGCGATGGGCTCCAGTTATTACCCGCTTCGGAATGGTGATCGAAACGCAGGCCCGGCGTCAGCATGGTGGTGTCTGTCAGCTCGGCATTGTCTTCTGCAAACAAAGAGAAAATATTGGCCGAAGAGTAAGGGCTGCGGTTGGTGGCATCAATACCGGGGATCAGACCACCTTCGGTCAGTGACTGGGTGGTGGAAGACGGATCTTTCATCTTCTGCTGGTTCCACTCGGTCCCCAGCGTGGCGGTTTGCGGCACCCCCATTTCAAACGGAATACTGACCTCACTGTGTGCCAGGAAATCGTCCAGGCGTGTGGTATTGAAATCATTGCTGGCAAAGATCCCCTCGGTACCCCCGGCCAACCCTTCGGCTAAACGGGTATTACGGGTGCGCTCGAACTGGACATAGTTGGTGGTACTGACGCCGTTGTCCCAGGCACCGCGGTAGTTAAGGGCATAGGTTTCACGGTAAATGCGGTTGGTTTCTTTACCGTAGTTGCTTTGTACCAAGGCGTTAGTGTTGGTGTTCTGGGTATCCCCGGCATACAGGTTGCCCTGGCGACCATAAGCATATTGGAACTCCAACGACTGTAGATGGGCAAACTCCCAGTGCAGCAGGGCGTCGATGTTTTTGTCGATCACCCCTTCGCGGCCTGCGGGCAGCGTATTGGCATAGGAACCGGTACGTTCGGACTGGTGCCCCTGGTTGATATCCCAGGCATCGGCCTGCGTTTTGCTGTAGCCACCGAACAGACGGAAGCTCAGTTGATCGCTCAAGGGACCGGAGAGGCTGAAGTCGGTACGCTTGGTGGCCCCTTCATCCTTATGCTGCGGAACGTTGAAATAACCGTTCAGCGAGCCATGCAGCTCTTTGGTGGCTTTTTTCGTGATGATGTTGACCACGCCACCGGCCGCGCCGTTACCATAGCGTGCCGCCGCTGGGCCACGCAGCACTTCGATGCGTTCAATCATATCCGGTGGCACCCAGTCGGTATCGCCACGGGTATCACGCTCGCCGCGCCAGCCTTGGCGAACCGAGTTGCGGCTGCTGGCTGGCATGCCGTCAATCAGGATCAGGGTATTTTCCGGCCCCATGCCGCGGATGTCGATCTGACGGTTATTACCGCGTTGGCCGCTGGTGGAGTTCCCGGTCAGGTTAACCCCAGGCATGGTGCGGATCAGTTCGTTGATATCACGTGCTGGAGGGCGTCTTTTGATTTCCTCGGCGGTGATGGTGGACACGCCGGGTGCCTGGAGGTTTTGTTTGGCGGCGGTAACGACAATGACATCTTCAGAGGCAGTTTCTTTTTTGCTTTTCTCAGGCAGCGCTGCGCTGCCTGAGGTGGGGGTACTTTCTTCCGCATATGCCGTAAGGGAAAATGCAGACGTGCCTAATCCTAACCCGATGAGTGTGGCTAAAGAATAACGAGATAACTTCCGATTCATTTTGAGGTTCCTACCTAACTATCATCCTCATATGCGGCGCGGTGTGATGGCCAGCAGAAGGATGGTCGGTTGTATACCCGTCATACTTCAAGTGATGTCTTGTTAGCTGCTTTCACGCACTCGAATCACTTACCGCAGTAAGCTCATCGGGATGTGTTCTGTTGCCGCCGCAATGCTACTCGAATTATTTTGGGTATATTTTTTATTGTGTAGTTGAAAAACAGCGGGCCCCGAGAAACCGGGACTCGCCCGGCCGTGACCTTCCGCTCAATGTTTCGGCATCCATCCCTGTTGAAGAATGCCTGCCCGCTTTACGAGCCTTTACACACTATTGCAAATGCAAATAATTATCAATAGTATTCGATATACCGTTTGTTTTAGCACGGTACGGCAGCGGAGTCCCGGTAAGCCGCACGGTGTGCTATGCCAACTACACAATGAGTGGGTGTTTTGAAAACTGAACAACAGTCAGAAAGCAGTGCGCTATTAGCGAGTCAACATGCAGGGAGCCATGGCTGGTGGCTGGACATTGCCCGACGTGGGACGCCGTGGGTGGAACCACTGGCTAGTGGGCGCTGGAAAGTCACGTTTTTTTGGCGCGATCCTCAAGGGTGTGAATTTACCTCCGCCTATCAGCGCGTGTGGATCCATATCAACTGTCTCACCGATCATCACCAATCCTCTCCCCCGCAAAGCCTGCAACGGTTGAGCGGGTCAGATGTCTGGTACTGGCAAACCGAGCTGAAAGGTGACTGGCGCGGTAGCTACTGCTTCATTCCTTGTATGGACGATCGTCCGCTCGATCGGCATGAAGAAAATAGCCATGCCAACATGCACACCACTCGCCACTGGTGGCAGCAGATTTTTGCCCGCTCGACACCGGATCTGCTTAACCCTTATCGTGCCTGGCCCGGCGTTGGTGGGCACTTCCTGTCCGGCCTGCATATGCCACTGGCTCCTCAACAGCCTGCCTGGCAAGACTTTGACAACTATGCCATCGCCAGCGGCCGTTGCACGCCAGCACCTCCCGCCCGGCTACAACGTCATATCTGGCATAGCCCGCGTTTAGGCACCACCCGCCAGGTGTGGATCTATTCCACCGGCGAGAGCAGCCCGTCCACTCGGCCATTGGCTATCTTGCTGGACGGTCAGTTCTGGGCGCAGCAGATGCCAGTCTGGGATCCGTTGATGCAGTTAACCCGCTGCGGGAAATTACCGGAAGCGGTCTATCTGCTGATCGACATCATCGATCTCAAGCACCGTGCGCAGGAACTGACCTGCAACGATGCGTTCTGGCTGGCGGTGCAGGAAGAGTTGCTGCCGCAGTTGGCCCGTTGGGCACCGCACAGTCGCGAGCCTGCCAATACCGTGGTGGCGGGGCAAAGCTTTGGTGGGTTGGCTTCCCTCTATGCTGGCCTGCGTTGGCCCGAGCACTTTGGGGCCATCATCAGCCAGTCGGGCTCGTTCTGGTGGCCGCGCCGTGACATGTTGCAGCAGCAAACGGTGCCTGAGGATGCCTGCTGGCTGATGCGCCAGATAGAAGCAAAGCGATGGGGAGAGCAGGGCAAACTGAAGGTATTTCTGGAGGCCGGGGTGCATGAAAAGTTGGTTCATCAGGTCAACGATCGCATGGCAGCCCTGTTAAGCGCTCACGGGCATCAGGTGCAATATCGGGTGGTTGAAGGGGGACACGACGCACTGTGTTGGCGCGGCGGGTTACTGGATGGCCTACAGGCACACTGGGACAACCGTCGTCTTTCAAACTGCAACCTGCAATCCATAGGGCATACGCAGCCATTTTGAAGAACAGAATAGGCACCTGCCGCCTTCACGCATAAGGATCTAATCATGGAATTCCTGAATCCGTTCGATGATGACCAGCAAGCTTGCTACATCTTGCGTAATGACGAACAGCTTTACAGCCTGTGGCCGGATTTCAGTGCCATTCCGCTTGGCTGGGCCTGCGTTTTTGGCCCGGCTTCACGCGAGCAGTGTGTTAACTGGCTGGAACAGTATTGGCAGGATATGCGACCCGCATCACAGCGCAAGGCGTGAGGACGTCGCCGAAGCGATTATCGACAACTGGAGTAAACGTTGTGTCAGAAACCTCTATTTTACCCACGGAGCAACAGGTCGCGGTAGAACTGCCTTTGGTGGCGGCGCAGCCCGGGATCTGGGTTGCCGACCAGATTTCACCGCAGGGTAATGCTTATGCTGTTGCCCACTATATCGAACTGAACGGCACGGTGAATAAAGATCTTCTGCTACAGGCGATTACGCTAGGCCTGAACGAAGTGGACACTTTGCGTCTACGCTTCATCGAGCGTGATGGTGTGCCGATGCAGTGGTATGACGCCGCTATGCCGATCGTGCCGGTGGAATGGGTGGATCTGGTGGACTCAACCGATGCGCAAGCAGCGGCTCACGCGTTAATGCAGATTGATCTCTCCGCCGAATTACGCGTGAGCAGTGGCAAGCCGCTGTACCGCCATATTTTAATGCGTTTGGCCGATAACCGCTGGTTCTGGTATCAGCGTTATCATCATCTGGTGGTGGATGGCTTCAGCTTTACCGCCATTGCTCGCCGTATCGCCAATATTTACACCCGGCTGTGCCAGCATGAGCAACCTGAACCGACACCGTTCACGCCGTTTAGCGAGGTGGTTGCAGAATATCAGCAATATCAGCAGTCACCGGGCTATCAGCGCGATGCTGATTTCTGGCTCAACAAAGCAAGACAACTGCCAACGCCCGCCACGCTTTGCCCGCAGCCTCTGGGGGGGCAGACACCGACGACGCGTATTCACCGGCTGACACAGTACTGCAGTGCGCAAGATTTTGCGCCGTTAGTCAGCGCTGGCCAACGGCAGCAGCTCAGTGGCGCCGATATGGCAATGGCGCTGATTGCCGTGTGGGTGGCGCGCCTGAGTGGGCAAGCCCGCTTTAGCGCTGGGTTTATTTTTATGCGTCGCATGGGGTCTGCCGCGCTTTGTGCCAGTGGGCCGGTGATCAACGTGTTGCCGGTGGAAATGCATGTGGCACCACTGGCAACGTTGGGGGATATTGCCGCGCAAATCAGCCGTGAATTGAAATTTGCTCGCCGTCATCAACGCTATGATGCTGAACAGATACAGCGCGATTTGGGGCGGATTGGCGATAGCGAGCCGCTGTATGGCACCGTGTTCAACTTCAAGATGTTCGATTATCAGCTCGACTTTGCCGGTATTCCGGGCATCACTCACGATCTGGCTTCTGGACCGGTACGCGATTTGGAAATTGCGTTATTCATCGATGAGACGGGTACGCTGAAAATCGAACTGCTGGCCAACGCTGAACGCTATCAGCGTGAGGAACTGGCGGAGCACGTGCAGCGCATACCCTTGTTGCTGCGGCAGTTTGCGGCGCAGCCCTGCTTGCCGGTGAGCGAAGCAGATTTGCTCAGTGAAAAAGATCACGCTCTGTTGGCGCGGGTGAATGACACAGCGTACCCGCTGGCGCCGCAAACGCTTAGCGGTCTGCTGGCCGAGCAAGCGGAGAAAACACCGCATGCCCCGGCATTGGCCGATGAACGCTATCGGTTCAACTATGGTGAAACCCGCCAACAGGTCAGCGCGTTGGCGCGTAAGCTGGTGGCACAGGGGGTACAGCCGGGTGATATTGTGGCCGTGGCGCTGCCACGTTCCGTATTTTTGTCGCTGGCCTTGATGGCCATTGTCGAAGCCGGGGCGGCCTATTTACCCCTGGATACCGGTTATCCGGATGAGCGCCTGAGCATGATGCTGGAGGATGCAGCACCACGCTTGATTATTACCGATGCTTCTCAGCAATCCCGCTTTGCCGGGCAGGGGGAGGTGCTGTTGTACGATGCGCCTTTGGCGGTGGACACGGCTGCGGATAGCCATATCCTGGGGCCGACGCCGCATCATCCGGCCTATATCATCTTCACGTCGGGCTCTACCGGGCGGCCAAAAGGCGTGCTCGTAGGGCATCAGGCCATCGTTAACCGCCTGCTGTGGATGCAGCATCAGTATCCATTGGCGGCAGACGATGTGGTACTGCAAAAAACTCCGTGCAGCTTTGACGTTTCGGTGTGGGAGTTCTTCTGGCCGCTGATGGTTGGTGCGCAGTTAGTGATGGCCCCCCCAGAGGCACACCGCGATCCGCAGCAATTGCTAATGCTGATCGATCGTCATCGCGTGACGACCATGCACTTTGTGCCCTCAATGCTGGCAGCCTTTGTCAGCGCGTTGGATAGCGAAAGCGCGATAGCCGCTTGCCAGTCACTGCGGCAAGTCTTCTGTAGCGGCGAGGCACTGCCAGCAGAACTGTGCCGCCTGTGGCAGAGCCGCACTCAAGTACCACTACATAATCTGTATGGCCCAACTGAGGCGGCGGTCGATGTAACCTGGCATCCCGCCTATGGCGAGGCTCTGGCTGCGGTCACCGGTGCTAATGTCCCTATTGGCCTGCCGGTGTGGAATACAGGGTTACGCATTCTGGATGCCCGGCTACGGCCAGTCCCGCCGGGTGTCGCAGGCGATCTTTATCTGACCGGCGTGCAATTGGCTCACGGTTATCTGGCAAGACCGGATCTGACCGCCAGCCGTTTTGTCGCCGATCCACAGGGCAACGGTGGCCGGATGTACCGCACTGGCGATGTGGCACGTTGGTTAGCGGATGGTTCGGTGGAGTATCTGGGGCGCAGCGACGATCAGCTGAAAATTCGTGGTCAGCGTATAGAACTCAGTGAGATTGATCACGCGCTGTTGTCCTTGCCAGGCGTGCGGCAGGCGGTGGCACATGCCCTGGTGCTGGAGGGGACGGTGACTGATGCCATGGGCGGTGATGCCCGGCAACTGGTGGGATATCTGGTGCCCCAGCCGGATGTGCAACTGGATAGCGAAGCGTTACGTGCCGCGCTGGCCGACCGCCTGCCGTCGCATATGGTGCCCATTGCGCTGGTTGAAATGGCTGAGTTGCCGCTGAGCGCCAACGGTAAGCTCGATCGTAAAGCGTTGCCGCAACCGCAAACCGGTATCAGCAAGGCTGGACGCGTCGCTGAGCCGGGGCTGGAGGCTGAGATTGCTGCCGTTTTCGCCCGTTTGCTGCAGCGTGAGCAGGTATTTGCCGATGACGATTTCTTTGCCTTGGGCGGCC
Coding sequences within it:
- the fes gene encoding enterochelin esterase is translated as MKTEQQSESSALLASQHAGSHGWWLDIARRGTPWVEPLASGRWKVTFFWRDPQGCEFTSAYQRVWIHINCLTDHHQSSPPQSLQRLSGSDVWYWQTELKGDWRGSYCFIPCMDDRPLDRHEENSHANMHTTRHWWQQIFARSTPDLLNPYRAWPGVGGHFLSGLHMPLAPQQPAWQDFDNYAIASGRCTPAPPARLQRHIWHSPRLGTTRQVWIYSTGESSPSTRPLAILLDGQFWAQQMPVWDPLMQLTRCGKLPEAVYLLIDIIDLKHRAQELTCNDAFWLAVQEELLPQLARWAPHSREPANTVVAGQSFGGLASLYAGLRWPEHFGAIISQSGSFWWPRRDMLQQQTVPEDACWLMRQIEAKRWGEQGKLKVFLEAGVHEKLVHQVNDRMAALLSAHGHQVQYRVVEGGHDALCWRGGLLDGLQAHWDNRRLSNCNLQSIGHTQPF
- a CDS encoding LysR family transcriptional regulator, which gives rise to MNDARYAEHLPIFLEVAQLGSFSAAARKLGMVPSSLVRHIDTLESTLGVTLFIRSTRGLLLTDAGETLRTRASRLIVEIINIRTELAAQNETPQGVLRISCLPTFGKTYLLPLLPELTQRYPQLLVELDLTERETDPKQELLDGAIRIGELKDSALYANRIATQRWMMCASPAYIAQHGIPGSLQDLPRHRLIARYHKQQPACWAQILKDPLMNQCHMVLRCDDFSAQQQAAQLGLGIAFLPNWVVGPDIQAGRLVKLREDPRGEEQGIYLVRPVARISAKLHAFIHLLNGHIGHPPIWE
- a CDS encoding MbtH family NRPS accessory protein, whose protein sequence is MEFLNPFDDDQQACYILRNDEQLYSLWPDFSAIPLGWACVFGPASREQCVNWLEQYWQDMRPASQRKA
- a CDS encoding TonB-dependent siderophore receptor, with product MNRKLSRYSLATLIGLGLGTSAFSLTAYAEESTPTSGSAALPEKSKKETASEDVIVVTAAKQNLQAPGVSTITAEEIKRRPPARDINELIRTMPGVNLTGNSTSGQRGNNRQIDIRGMGPENTLILIDGMPASSRNSVRQGWRGERDTRGDTDWVPPDMIERIEVLRGPAAARYGNGAAGGVVNIITKKATKELHGSLNGYFNVPQHKDEGATKRTDFSLSGPLSDQLSFRLFGGYSKTQADAWDINQGHQSERTGSYANTLPAGREGVIDKNIDALLHWEFAHLQSLEFQYAYGRQGNLYAGDTQNTNTNALVQSNYGKETNRIYRETYALNYRGAWDNGVSTTNYVQFERTRNTRLAEGLAGGTEGIFASNDFNTTRLDDFLAHSEVSIPFEMGVPQTATLGTEWNQQKMKDPSSTTQSLTEGGLIPGIDATNRSPYSSANIFSLFAEDNAELTDTTMLTPGLRFDHHSEAGNNWSPSLNLSQEMGEMFTLKMGIARAYKAPNLFQSNSNYVLYSRGQGCAASGGACYLIGNDDLKAETSINKEIGLEFHHEGWQAGVTYFRNDYRNKIEAGYAPTGTTTNGKTDIYRWENVPKAVIQGLEGTLNIPVSESVAWNNNATYMIENKNKSTGDYLSIIPEFTLNSTLSWQATQELSLQTTATWYGRQKPKKYNYKGEPVTGSEKREVSPYAIFGLSGTYEFTKNVSMTAGIENLFDKRQFRAGNAQTTGNATTNAYMYGAGAATYNEPGRTYFMSVNTRF
- the budA gene encoding acetolactate decarboxylase is translated as MNENHGCCCAHHLVQGFARQAVSCGEGEIYQTSLMSALIGGVYEGELTIGELLKQGNFGLGTFNHLDGELIAFDQEVHQLRADGSARPAGMQQKTPFAVVTFFQPSMTQHFTKPIGKAELHQCIDEQVASPNLFCALRVDGQFSHVETRTVPRQERPYKPMLEAIEAQPTFSFHRRSGTLVGFRSPDYMQGIGVAGYHEHFVTDDRSGGGHVLDYQLDHGRLQFGVISRLNLQLPHDADFLRADLCPEGLDRAIRSAEG
- the eutC gene encoding ethanolamine ammonia-lyase subunit EutC is translated as MSKWVHTNSWDALRTFTDARIALGRTGASLPTQALLKFGLAHAQARDAVHLPFDSDRLAAELHDAGWQTLTVHSAAADRLTFLRRPDLGRKLSRASREQLLKLATKPVDLLLVLGDGLSSTAVHRQALPLLQALRPYLELLGLRVAPVVLAHQARVALGDDVGECLQAKAVAMLIGERPGLSSPDSLGVYLTWGPHIRRLESERNCISNIRPEGLDYPQAAFKLAWLLEQAYQRCLTGIELKDESDNPALYGRVTPRHSQIGG
- the alsS gene encoding acetolactate synthase AlsS gives rise to the protein MAGSDNHWQSGAELVVKNLQAQGVKQVFGIPGAKIDRVFDALEDAPSIQTVVVRHEANAAFMAAAVGRLTGKAGVALVTSGPGSSNLITGLATATSEGDAVVALGGAVKRADSLKQTHQSMDTVSMFRPVTKYCAEVHAGSAISEVIANAFRIAEFGRPGASFVSLPMDIINEPVTAPVLAGCRAPRMGAAATEDIRSAVALIQQAKCPVLLLGLQASRPENSESVRHLLYRTHMPVVGTYQAAGVIDVNHFARFAGRVGLFNNQPADRLLQQADLVVSVGYSPIEYDPCMWNNQGRLKLVHIDVQPADIDSSYRPDIELVGNISATLDLMTERLSDVVSLPAEVELILSDLGLQRTQLAERAALRGGMPIHPLRIVKELQDIVSDDVTLCVDMGSFHIWIARYLYSFRARQLLISNGQQTMGVALPWAIGAALVRPGDKVLSISGDGGFMQSSMELETAVRLKTNIVHVIWVDNAYNMVEMQEMNKYQRKSGVEFGPIDFKAYAEACGAVGFAVQSVDDLRPMLRKAMDIQGPVVVAIPVDYADNYKLMAQMNCDQMI